CCACCTGCAACCGCAATGTGATTTTCTTTCACCAGAACCGCATCATCCAGACCCAACCGGTGATTTAAACCGCCGCCAACCCGAATCGCGTACTTTTCCAGCAGGCGTAGCCCCGGCGTGGTCTTGCGGGTATCCACCACCTGCACGCCCGTCCCCTGCAACCGCTCAACGTACTGCCGCGTCAAGGTGGCAATGCCGCTCAGGCGCATCACGATGTTCAAAGCCACCCGTTCTCCCATGAGCAGGGCATTGGTCGGCCCCTGCACCAGCGCCACCACCTGACCAGCAGTCACCACTGTGCCTTCAGCCACCTGGGGAACAAATGCCACCTGCGGGTCTAGCCAGTAGAACAACCGCGCCGCGACCGGTAACCCTGCGATCACGCCCGCCGCCTTTGCCTGCCAGAAACCTTCACTGGTACCCTGGAGACCCAATCCCAACGTCGTCTGGTCGCCCCGTCCCACGTCCTCCCGCAACCAAGACTTCAGCGTCTCGTCCAATAAAAACCAGGGCAAACCGGCCAGGGAGTCGGCAAGTCCAGTCATGGGCAGCCATTACGACGTTGACCGTTTTCGGGTAAAATTTTAACCTAGCCTTTGCGTCGGAAATAGCATTTTATGGACGTCACTCGGGGTCGCACCCCTACAGCTCAAGAAACCTTTGCCCAGATGGCCCAGGCCGCTGGTTTGCGGGGGCGAGTTTTACTCACGCTCGGTATTCTCATCGTGGCGCGCTTGGGCATCTTCATCCCGGTCCCCGGCATTGACCGCCAGGCGTTTGCCGAGAGCATCGCCCGCAACCCAGTGATTGGGTTTTTGGATATTTTTGCCGGTGGAGGCTTGTCCACGCTGGGGATTTTTGCCCTGGGGATTTTGCCCTACATCAACGCCTCCATCATCCTGCAAATTTTGGCGGCGGCCATTCCTGCGCTCGAACGCTTGCAAAAAGAAGAGGGGGAAGCGGGACGACGGAAAATTTCCCAGATTACCCGCTATGTGGCCCTTGGCTGGGCGATTCTTCAAAGCACGCTTCTAGCCAGTACCTGGGTGCGTCCTTTTGCCTACCATTTCGGACCAGCGTTTGTCATCAAAACAGCGCTGGTGTTAACCGCTGGCTCGATGTTTGTGATGTGGTTGTCGGAGGTGATTACTGAACGGGGGATTGGCAACGGAGCGTCGCTGTTGATTTTTGTGGGGATTGTGGCGGGCCTGCCGGTCTCAATCAACCGCACGATTGAGTGGGTCAAAAGCGGCGGCAGCGTCGGTAGCGTGATTGTACTGGTGCTGGCCTTCTTGGCGATGATTGTGGGGATTGTGTTTGTGCAGGAAGGCATCCGGCGAATTCCCATCGTTTCGGCGCGGCGGCAAGTGGGACGCAAGTTTTATCGGGAACAACAGAGTTATTTACCCTTGCGGTTGAACCAGGGGAATGTGATGCCAATTATTTTTGCGTCAGCGATGCTGGTGCTACCTGCATCCCTAGCCCAATTCACCGGCAATCCGGTGCTGGTGCAAGTTGCCACTTATCTTTCTCCCACTGGACCCATGCCGTTGCTGTATGTGCTGTTTTACTTGGCGCTGATTTTGATGTTCAGCTACTTCTACACTAGCTTGATCCTGAACCCGGTGGACATGGCCCAGAATTTGAAAAAGATGGGTTCGACGATTCCTGGCATTCGCCCCGGCAAGGCCACCAGCGAGTACTTAGAAAAGGTGCTAAACCGGTTAACATTTCTGGGAGCGATTTTCCTGGGGTTGGTCGCCATTCTCCCAACCGCCGTTGAAAGCGCCACGCGAGTGACAACCTTCCAGGGGTTTGGGGCTACATCGTTGTTGATCATTGTGGGGGTGGCGATTGATACGGCCAAGCAGATTCAAACCTTTGTCATCTCCCAGCGCTACGAGGGGATGGTGAAACAGTAGTACCTATGCCGCGCGTGATCTTGATGGGGGCGCCGGGTTCGGGCAAGGGCACCCAGGGGGAAATTCTGTCGCAAATGTGGGGAGTCCCGCGTCTTGCGCCGGGGGATATTTTCCGGGACCATATCCGCCGGGGGACGCCCCTAGGCCAGGCGGTCAAACGCTACAGCGACGCGGGGATGTTGGTGCCGGACGAGGTGGTGATCCAGGTGATGCAGGAGCGACTGACCGCTC
This region of Gloeomargarita sp. SKYB120 genomic DNA includes:
- the nadC gene encoding carboxylating nicotinate-nucleotide diphosphorylase; this encodes MTGLADSLAGLPWFLLDETLKSWLREDVGRGDQTTLGLGLQGTSEGFWQAKAAGVIAGLPVAARLFYWLDPQVAFVPQVAEGTVVTAGQVVALVQGPTNALLMGERVALNIVMRLSGIATLTRQYVERLQGTGVQVVDTRKTTPGLRLLEKYAIRVGGGLNHRLGLDDAVLVKENHIAVAGGIRRAVEAIRQHTPHPLGLEIEVEHLEQIPEALACEPQRILLDNMTPEQLQQAVQLIRQSHPHIKIEASGNITLENLLAIAATGVDYIATSAPITQARWLDLSMRLKETSPLK
- the secY gene encoding preprotein translocase subunit SecY; this translates as MDVTRGRTPTAQETFAQMAQAAGLRGRVLLTLGILIVARLGIFIPVPGIDRQAFAESIARNPVIGFLDIFAGGGLSTLGIFALGILPYINASIILQILAAAIPALERLQKEEGEAGRRKISQITRYVALGWAILQSTLLASTWVRPFAYHFGPAFVIKTALVLTAGSMFVMWLSEVITERGIGNGASLLIFVGIVAGLPVSINRTIEWVKSGGSVGSVIVLVLAFLAMIVGIVFVQEGIRRIPIVSARRQVGRKFYREQQSYLPLRLNQGNVMPIIFASAMLVLPASLAQFTGNPVLVQVATYLSPTGPMPLLYVLFYLALILMFSYFYTSLILNPVDMAQNLKKMGSTIPGIRPGKATSEYLEKVLNRLTFLGAIFLGLVAILPTAVESATRVTTFQGFGATSLLIIVGVAIDTAKQIQTFVISQRYEGMVKQ